One Malaclemys terrapin pileata isolate rMalTer1 chromosome 7, rMalTer1.hap1, whole genome shotgun sequence genomic region harbors:
- the STX5 gene encoding syntaxin-5: MNTRKRHGSKNTDQGVYLGPSQIQELPPPAATTVASSLSFPDTMSCRDRTQEFLSACKSLQSRQNGLQLNKPALNAMRQRSEFTVIAKRIGKDLSNTFAKLEKLTILAKRKSLFDDKAVEIEELTYIIKQDINSLNKQIAQLQDFVRAKGSQSGRHVQTHSNTIVVSLQSKLASMSNDFKSVLEVRTENLKQQRSRREHFSRTPMPLTASNLGGSAMLQDEPRRAGDVAIDMDNRTSQQLQLIDEQDSYIQSRADTMQNIESTIVELGSIFQQLAHMVKEQEETIQRIDANVEDAQLNVEAAHSEILKYFQSVTSNRWLMIKIFLILIVFFIIFVVFLA; this comes from the exons ATGAATACGAGAAAACGCCACGGCTCTAAGAACACGGATCAGGGCGTTTATCTGGGACCTTCGCAGATCCAGGAGCTGCCCCCGCCTGCTGCTACCACCGTCGCCTCCTCCCTGTCATTCCCAGACACCATGTCGTGTCGCGATCGCACCCAGGAGTTCCTCTCCGCCTGCAAGTCCTTGCAGAGCAGACAG AATGGGCTGCAGCTGAACAAACCCGCTCTGAACGCCATGCGCCAGAGGAGCGAATTCACCGTCATAGCCAA GCGCATCGGGAAAGATCTCAGCAACACCTTTGCCAAGCTGGAGAAGCTGACCATCt TGGCCAAGCGGAAGTCCCTGTTTGACGACAAGGCGGTGGAGATAGAGGAGCTGACGTACATCATCAAACAG GACATCAACAGCCTGAACAAGCAGATTGCCCAGCTGCAGGACTTCGTGCGGGCCAAGGGCAGCCAGAGCGGGCGGCACGTGCAGACCCACTCCAACACCATTGTGGTGTCGCTGCAG TCCAAACTGGCCTCAATGTCCAATGACTTCAAGTCAGTGCTGGAGGTGAGAACAGAG AACCTGAAGCAACAGCGGAGCCGGCGTGAGCACTTCTCCCGCACCCCGATGCCCCTTACTGCCAGCAACCTGG GTGGCTCCGCGATGCTGCAGGATGAACCACGGCGGGCGGGGGACGTGGCCATTGACATGGACAACCGGACgagccagcagctgcagctgaTTGACGAACAG GATTCGTATATCCAGAGCCGGGCGGACACCATGCAGAACATTGAATCCACCATTGTGGAGCTGGGCTCCATCTTCCAGCAGCTGGCGCACATGGTGAAAGAGCAAGAGGAGACCATCCAGAG GATTGATGCCAACGTGGAGGACGCCCAGCTGAATGTGGAGGCCGCGCATTCCGAGATCCTCAAATACTTCCAGTCAGTTACCTCCAACCGCTGGCTCATGATCAAGATCTTCCTCATCCTCATCGTCTTTTTCATCATCTTTGTGGTGTTCCTGGCCTGA